The Danio rerio strain Tuebingen ecotype United States chromosome 20, GRCz12tu, whole genome shotgun sequence genome contains the following window.
taattttttttcacaggATTGGTGTGCTTATGCTAGATTTACAACACAGCAGTAGTGttagctgcagcagattgattttgctgaaaacattgtgcccaccagtctctaTAGGTGaggttattaataaattaaacaaattaataaattatatcagTTCTAACCTATAGCTgctagactgttgcactttttgttttgTCAAAATGCTTGTGTCTAaataggcctattgttgtgtgtgcaacatttCTATACTTACAATTCTAATACATCAGAGGAATGTGGGGGTCGCGAGTCGCTAGCATGAGAAGTTTGGGAACCAACTGTTActgttatccaataacttgcctaattattctaacttgCATTACCTAATTCCcctaagtctttaaattacactttaagctgaatactatcttgcaaaaaacactgtcatcatgacaaagactaaataaattagttattagttaaCTTTTACGTTTTAAAAACAGAttggaaaaaaaacttctctcctttAAGCAACATTTCAGAAATTctcttattaaattaatataaatttcaaAGAAGGccaaattattctgacttcaactgtaaatgcatatttatttgatgtattgTGCATATTTAATCAATAGTTTTCCAATtctatagaataataataatataataataatactacattGTTAGAGCTCATGAATATTTTTGTCGTTTATATTGCTGAGAGCTTGTCAATAGTAATGAATAATGCATGTGAGCTTGCTGCCCTCTTGTGGATCTGGGAGGAAATGCAAATGGTTCTGGTAAGAAAGCGAGGGTGCAAAATACAATTTTATCatcatgatattttattttaaatctgttttgttataattttaactttacatataattattattattttatttgtattattacttttaattattcttttattttattattattttgaaagaaTTAACTTTTATGCAAAatgcaaggatgcattaaattccccaaaagtaaaatattatattgcattgcattttgtaaataaatatatttaattcctgcaaataaatatttttcaaataaagctGTTTTTCAGTTAATCACACAGTTTACAAAATACAATGCAACAGGTTGagaaaggatcatgtgacattgTAAGTTTAGGGTTTTGGTTTTGTTGGTTTTGTATATGTccattttaaattgaaatgaaaataaaatgactttatactgtatattagtCTATTTTCTtggttaaataaatgcagccttgaaaAAAAGCAAGTATACTTagttgtttgtttcatttttataatgGAAGCAATTATATATTATCAACCTTCTTGATAAATTGGGTTGATAAATGGGTTGGCCTCTGAGTCTGGATGAGgctgtaaatttaaaacaattagaaAGGAATTGCTTTTACCTTGGCGACCAAGGACAGAGTTGATCTGATCCATTACAATCTTATATGCTGTGGGATTGGACAAAATGAAAGCAACTGCCCAAAATGTTACCTATAGAAATAGTAAACAGTCTCAGCAACATTCTgcccaacactgaaaaaaattattcaaagatgattccttggatttactcttttattttttctacgttaagtgtttgtaaacaatttaattgttccAATTCAAACTGAGTTTTCACAGAGAAGAATACGTTATTACACTGACATAAATCTCTTACTTACTGGTATGGCATTTGCCAAGGAAGCCCAAAGCAACAGTAAACCATAGTTGGGTAGATATTGTTCACTTATTGAAGCAGCCAGGTGCTGTAGTAAAGTCTAAGGAGAATAAGGTAAGTACATGTTAAAATGACCAATCATTGCAGAGAGAATTATAATATTTTGCTGATTCCAAAAATTATAGTTTACAagattaaaaaatgtgtaattatgtATGAATTAAGCTCTGGAAAAAAagtacttttattcattcattctttcattcattttcttttcggcttggtccctttattaatctagggtcaccacagcggaatgaaccgccaacttatccagcacatgttttccgcagcagatgcttttccagctgcaaccaaaaaGTGAGAAACACCCTAACACtcacatacacaacggccaatttagcttattcacttcacctgtaccgcatgtctttggactcggaggaaacccacaccaacacagggagaacatgcaaactccacatagaaatgccaactaacctaaTCAGgtttcgaaccagtgaccttcttgcggtgagacgaatgtgcaacccactgcgccactttgCTGTCCAAAgtacttttattaataatattattattattttattcatagcTACTATGTGATTGTCCTGAGAAGTGTAAATCTAAATTATTCTTATATTAAATTCTAAAGACACATCATCTCTAGTTTAtgaaataaaatgcacatttttagtCGATACACAGATACCTATTcgataatattttcattttatattttaccaataatattttattttattttataatctttgttgggacaacatgttccttattgtacatttttcaagatcataagtaaaaaaaaaattattaaatgctaatgttttttttccacacaatGCAGCATTATTTGTAGAATTAAACTGCCAAAAAGCAGATTAAAGccctttatttttagatatttttcaaggtttCTTTTTAACAGGCCATCTCTGTGTTTTAATCAAGAAAATATGGATTGCTTTATATTAATGTGCATTACCTTTCTATCACTCTCACTATAGAGGGTCTCCTCTGATTTGATAACCATTTTTCTCAGCAGAGAAAGCAGCCAATGCTTTGAGTTTGACCATTccctgaagaagaaaaaaaagattcatcCATTACTGGCTATAAAAGTgatgtatttactgtaaatatccataaataactgtatatatttacagttgaagtcaaaattattagcccccctttgatttgattttttaatgaagtttaacagagtaaggaatttttcacagtatgactaGTGATAGTAttatttctggagaaagtccttttatatttatttcgaCCAGAATTaaagcaggtttaaatttttttaaaaccattttaaggtcaaaattattagcccctttaagctatattttttcgatagtttacagaacaaacaatcgtcaTACAATTACTTGCCTTCCTACTTAActtacttaacctagttaagcctctaaatgtcactttaagctgtatagaagtgtcttgaaaaatatctggtcaaatattatttactgtcttatTTTTTactgacaaagataaaataaatcagttattagcccTCTACCACACACATTAtgataaatctataaaaaaaaacttttttttttcttaaaatggcttaacttaAAGTGCTGTAAATATCTATGGAAAAAAtttttatgttaaacagaaattagggaaaaaataaacaggggagctaataattcaggggggctaataattcagactttaactgtgtctgtgtgtatgtacgtatgtatgtatgtatgtatatatatatatatatacagtatggatggatggatggatggatggatggatggatggatagatgggtgcatggatgcatggatggatggatgcatggtaggtaggtaggtaggtaggtaggtaggtaggtagatagatagacgtCATTATATAGATGTAAGCAACTGACTGTTGGCCTTTTTTTCTTCATATTGTGGCAGGACTGCTCACATACTTGAGGAACATCTCTGGGAGTTGTGAGCCGTACTCAAATCCCTCATCGTAGGTTGTAAACTTCTCCAGGAACTCCTGCCTGCTGAGAGCGCTGCTGGGCGAATTACAGCGGCCTAGTAAATTGCTCATCACTGACGGATACATCACACTCCTGTAAATAAGATAAGAAGACGAGAATTTGTCTTTTCAAAGAATGTAcatatattaacatattatattGGTTTGCCCCGAGGCAACAAGCCAAAATCTGGTGGTGGGGGGGTGGTGTAAATTTTATGATTGTTTTATTATAAGGGACCCCTAAGCACCTAAAAATTGCGGTGAAATATTTTTCCttctaaaacaaacatttatgcCATACAGGGTAAGGGAACGTAACGTCTATTATATAGGTTgcaatatttgtgtatttaattttttatcatgTAATTTGTATTACAAGATTGCTGTAACAATCTTTAAAATTAAGGCAATTTAATGTCATATTAGGTTTCTTGAAGAACCTGTTAGAAATGTCATATTTTTgtgatttcatgtttttatttttttaatttccctgtttattaatgtttttgaattgcattacgggaccttgatctttctttcaacaacttttaaccttgaaaagtaaaaaaaaagtgacttattaatattttgaatagtttaaagtgatgtattgtctgttggtgttgtatattacactacaaaaaccttgttATAAACTGGCAGGACATTTTCTCTTACTTTACAGACTTGttaaatatatactttatatctatattatttcaaactactaaaatgtaaaaaaaacttaactgtagagttgaagtttcaacatcaaaagtcgacagagcagagagcaacatcccataatgcaattcacagccgtaaataaacagaaaactgttatttggcaaattatttacagtgtaaaaaggTTTATAAGATTTTCAAAAGATTGTGACCAATTATATTTAGATTCTTCtatatcattacaataaaaactatttggaacattttacttttattctaaGAGTGAATTTGTAAGTAATTGATAATGCTCcataatataaatgtacattattaAGCGCAGTGTGTTAGGCCTACTGTTCTCTAAGGGAAACTTTAGCCCAATGTAAATAATTGATGTGAGAAGACTATACTTGATGAGCTCATTTAGCTGTCCAGATCCTTCGCTTCCAAGGCTCTCCAAATGGTCATTAAATTCTTCACAGAGATGAGGAGAGAGCATCGCCGTGTTGCCCGGAGTCAGTCTGCCTTTGATTATAGCCGAACAGGTCGGATGGGACTCAAAGAAGTTGTCTTTGCTGATAGAAGCTGGACAGGAAGCCAAACAAGGTTAACACGAGTCACATTAGTCGGAGACTACAGTATTGATGACGCTTCAGCATTGAAAATAAGCCGGTCAAGGACACGGTAATAAATCATGCGCTGAGTTCAGAGTCTAAGGTCACGTTTAAGAGACTAATTGTGTAGATTAAACAGCTTTAGCAGTCAATTATAATGGCAAAGACTGATACCTGTGTTGTGAACGGGTTCTTGCACTGCTTGTTCAAAATCAACATCTTTGGAGGTGAAGAAAACTCGGAAGTCCTCATTTAGGGTCACAAATGTCATTCTCTTCCCAGCAGCCACCACTGTGAAAACTGGACCATACTGGAGGAAAAAAACACACTGTTATTTTATACTTtacagggttagttcacccaaaaactttaATTATCTGATAGTTTACTCGCCCTTATGTTGTTTAAgccttctttcttctgttgaaaacaaaataagatattttaaagaatgttggttgCTACCATCAGCTTTTATAGTAGGAAATCACTTATTAATGATATATAACTGCAGGGTAACtgtttatacactcactggccacttttttaggtacaccttactagtacctggttggaccctcTTTGGCttgagaactgccttaatccttcgtggcatagattcaataaggtactagaaatattcctcagagattttggtttatattgacatgatggcatcatgcagttgctgcagatttgttggctgcacatccatgaggCGAATATCCCATTCCACAAAATACcagaggtgctctattagattgagatcttgtgactatggaggccatttaagagcagtgaactcattgtcatgttcatgaaaccagtctgagatgattcgcgctttatgacatggtccATTATTCTGCTGAAAAAAGCCATCAGATGATGAataaactgtggtcataaagtgatggacaatgggcagcaacaatactcaggtaggctgtggcgttgacacgttgcttaattggtactaatgagcccaaagtgtgccaagaaaatatctccacaccattacaccaccatcaccagcctgaactgttgaaatgaggcaggatggacccatgttttcatgttgttgatgctggTAAATGGCAATTTGGGGCCAAATGACACCCAACCATCCAAATGTCATAGCAGAAAtccagactcatcagaccaggcagtgtttttccatttttctattgtccaattttggtgagcttgtgcgaATTGTAATCTTAGTTTTCTGTACTTAGCTGAAAGGACTGGCACTCAGTgaggtcttctgttgctgtagcccatctgcctcaaggttggatgtgttgtgcattcagaaatcttttgcatatctcggttgtaacgagtggttatttgagttcctgttgtttggaaccagtctggccattctcctctaacctctggcatcaacaaggcatttgcatccacagaactgccgctgactggataatttctttttttctgaccattctctgtaaaccctagagattgttgtgcatgaaaatcccagtagatcagcagtttctgaaatactcagaccagccaatcTGGcattaacaaccatgccacgttcaaagtcacttaaatcatctttctttcccattctgatgctcggtttgaactgcggcagattgtcttgaccatgtctacttgcctaaatgcattttgaaatttgaattaattaaaatttgcattaacgagcagttggacataatgtacctaataaagtggccggtgagtgtatgtaatagcttttactattttacttttactcaCCCTTAccataactttaactaattatcAAGTAactaagtaaatgatgacagatttttcattctacgtcctttaaaatgtattactcCTCTCATACCCAAATGACCGAATGTTACCTAAAATGCAAATGATGTACAAAAAACATGCAGTTCAAAAACAGGCTATTTGTTTATCTACCCCATGGTGAACTTTAAAAGCACTCTCTTGTGTGATTTCTTTCCTTGGCAGATGCAATTAGCGTATTTTGGAGCAAACTGATTGTTAGTTACCATGCTTTCACAGGACTGTGCCCAGAACAGAAATTGTGTCAAAAAGGGCCTGTGTGTGCAGCAGTTGTCCTAGTTGCATAAATTAACGGTGAAGAGGTGAAGACAAACTCGGTTAGTGTGACacagcacaaaaacaaaacacgtcAATATTGACCACGGGGCTTTAGCTGATTGTCTGGGTAATGGTTTTGTGGTTGGTGATGAAAGTATTGAAAGTATAAtggcatacatttatttattttttttttaatattaggaggaaTACCATATTGCCATTGCAATTATTATGCAATATGTAAAAATTAAGCAATTCCTTCTTCAATAAGCAGCTTGAAATAAGTTTTTATATTTAtcg
Protein-coding sequences here:
- the cyp39a1 gene encoding 24-hydroxycholesterol 7-alpha-hydroxylase, with the translated sequence MEWITLILTVSVVIISFHLLFGKSHPNAPPCIRGWIPWFGAAFEFGKAPLHFIQQARAKYGPVFTVVAAGKRMTFVTLNEDFRVFFTSKDVDFEQAVQEPVHNTASISKDNFFESHPTCSAIIKGRLTPGNTAMLSPHLCEEFNDHLESLGSEGSGQLNELIKSVMYPSVMSNLLGRCNSPSSALSRQEFLEKFTTYDEGFEYGSQLPEMFLKEWSNSKHWLLSLLRKMVIKSEETLYSESDRKTLLQHLAASISEQYLPNYGLLLLWASLANAIPVTFWAVAFILSNPTAYKIVMDQINSVLGRQDKQKTKVTLDDLQQMPYVKWCIMEAIRLRAPGAITRKVVRPLKLQNYVIPPGDMLMLSPYWAHRNPKYFPDPEDFKPERWETADLEKNVLLEGFVAFGGGKNQCPGRWYAIMELHMFVALILYKFEFAQLDPMPKPSPLHLVGTQQPDGPCTVRYKHR